TACCAACTCTAACTACCCAAACAAATTTAGCCAGGCACAGATAGATCTGTATCGCAACCCCAGCAACCCCGATCTGTATCCAAATTACAACTGGCTTAATGCCGTGTTTCGTACCGTTCAAGTGCAAACACATCATCTGGGCGTTACCGGCGGCAGCAATGGTACTACTTATAATGTGGGCATGGGTTATGTTAGCCAGCCAGATATTATGCAGGGTTATGGTTACAAAAAATACAATCTGCAGCTAAACCTCAATTCAAAAATTACCAAATGGGCCACCTTTGGCGCCAGTGTTACCCTTAATTACAGCGAGCGTTCTTTTACCTCACGCGGCAGTCAGGATCAATTTCTGTCGGCCTTGTCGCAGTCGCCAATGTACGGCCCCATCCTGCCTGACGGTAGCGGCAGGTACGTAAACTCGGTGTTTCCTAACGTGCAAACGCCTAACAAAAACCCCATTGCCATAGCGCAAAATGCGATTGACAAGCAGAATGATTATTACATGCAAAGCAGCCTGTATTTAAACATTAACCTGGCAAAAGGATTGGAATGGCGCACCAACGCGGGCTTCAATTTTGATTACAATAAAACATCAGATTTCAAACCGGTAATTTACCAATACAACTGGTTTGCCCAACCGGGCGATGCGCCAGAACGCACCCTGGATGTTAATGGCCAGGGCCTGGTAGTTACAGACAACAACAGCTTTTACCCGGTTGCCTATACTCAGTTAACTTACTCTGCATCGATCAACAATGACCATAATTTTAAACTGCTTGCCGGTACACAGGTAGAATACAATAAATCGCAAACGTTGGAAGGCACACGCAACCTGCCCTTTGCCACTAATTATTTACAGGAGTTAAACGCCGGGCCGGTGGCATCACAACTGAATAGTGGTACAACCAACATTTACGCACTGAACTCTTATTATGGTCGCTTCAATTATGATTTCCGCGAGAAATACCTGCTGGAAGCCAACGCCCGTTATGATGCATCATCGCGCTTTCCGGCCAATAATCGCTGGGCATTTTTCCCTTCGGTATCATTAGGATGGATGCTTTCTAAAGAAAGCTTTTTAAGCAAAGCCGATTGGTTGAGCAACCTTAAACTCCGGGCATCATTAGGCAACCTGGGCAACCAGAATATTGGCAACTACCCTTACCAGGAAACCTATAATTTCAGAACGGTTTATAACACCAACACCAGCTATGCTTATCCTTTTAGCGGCAGCGCTGTAACCAGTGGGGTAGTGAACAACGCCCTTGCCAATCCGGATATCCGCTGGGAAACCACCCGTGTGTTTGATTTGGGTACCGATATTGGGTTATTGAATAACAAACTCAGCCTCTCGTTCGACTGGTATGATAAACTAACATCAGATATCCTGGAGAACGCCTCTCCGCTAACCCCGCTTTACTACGGACTCAGCGCCCCAACGGTCAACTATGGAAAAATGCGAAACCGAGGCATTGAAGTATCAGCTACGTACAACCATCATATTGGCGAGGTAAAATTTTCTTTAACCGGTACTTTGCAAGCCAATCGCAATAAACTGGTATCATACGGCGCGCCGGCCATCAGCACCAACACCAATACCATTAACCAGGAGGGCCAGCCTTATGGCAGCTTTTATATGCTGCAATACCTGGGCATTTTTCAAAGCGCTGCAGAAGTGGCCGCATCGCCAACCCAGCAATACAACCCACAACCGGGCTACCTAAAATATGCCGACACCAACGGCGACGGTAAGGTTGACGATAATGACCGCGTAATTGTACCCGGTGCATACCCCAAATTTGATTACTCTTTAAATACCACCTTCAATTGGAAAAACTTTGACCTTACCATATTCTTTTACGGCTCGCAAGGCCAAAAGCTTTACGTAAACGGCTGGGGTATACAACCCTTTAACCAGGGCTCGCCACCACCACAAGAATGGCTCAACGCGTGGTCGCCCACCAACCCCAGCACTACAATGCCTATGGTATATATTCTGGGTCAGGGTAACATCAGCAGCAATGCCAATACCGGCTCTACTTATTACCTGAGAGATGCTTCATTTATGCGGATCAAAAACGTGCAACTGGGTTATGACCTGCCTAAAAGCATTACCAGGCACCTGTTTATGTCGGCCCTGCGCATTTATTTCGCAGGTGATAACCTGCATACGTTCACCTCTTTCCCTGGCTTAGATCCGGAACGGGTGGCATCAACATCAAACACCCGCTACGCGGTACACCCGCAAAACCGTGTTTACTCATTTGGCATTAGGGCTACATTTTAGAAATATCATCATGAAAAAATTGCTCAACTATAGCTTTCTGTTCTTCATCGCTGCCATTATGATGGCCGGATGCAAAAAGAACATGCTCGATCAAAATCCTACATCTGATATTGGCAGCAGCGCCTTCTGGAAAACCCAAAATGACGCCGACCTTGCCCTGGCTGGTATTTACAGTTACTTTATACAAGGATTTAACTACACTGCATCTGGCAACACCGGGCAAGGCTTCGGCGCAGGTACTCCCTATTGGGAAACGCTAACCGATAATGCTTACAGCAGCGCTTACTCAAACATTGCGCAAGGTGCCATCACCCCAACCGTTGGCGGTTTGCAAACTGATGCCTATACCACCTCATACCGTGCCATACAGGCGTGCAACACATTTCTGGACAATGTAGGCAAGATTGGAATGTCATCAACAACGCTTACGCAATATCGTGCCGAAGTGAGATTTGTGAGAGCCTACTGGTATTTCCTCCTCACACAATTATATGGCGATGTGGTACTTACTACTCATCAGATTACTATAGATCCGACCAACTCTATGCAAGCCCGGACGCCAAAATCAGTAGTAATAGATACCATCTTGAATGATCTGAATTTTGCAGCGGGCAATCTACCTAACACCGCCTATAGCGGCCACGTAGTGAGGG
This region of Mucilaginibacter yixingensis genomic DNA includes:
- a CDS encoding TonB-dependent receptor produces the protein MKLSIGLVILALTHVSATSLSQSITLHEKHAPVRKILTAIEKQSGLSLIIVNGQATLKETTPVNIDVDRVTTEVALDKTLQAQPLTYSIIQGTIVVKRKTNAVSDVQLPVDIQGKVSDEKDLPLIGVNIKVKGTSTGTVTDANGNYKLKAPDGQSVLVFSYIGYVSQEVIASNNATINITLKESTNALNEVVVVGYGTQRKADLTGAVATVTGADLNKRVATDPTQLLQGKLPGLSVVQGSGEAGNEGTTLRIRGTGTFSGAGNSPFIIIDGLPGSLTALDPQNIESVTVLKDAASASIYGTRAANGVILVTTKKGKEGRTELSYDYNVGITSPTALPDNLIYNSVQYMTLWNQAATNSNYPNKFSQAQIDLYRNPSNPDLYPNYNWLNAVFRTVQVQTHHLGVTGGSNGTTYNVGMGYVSQPDIMQGYGYKKYNLQLNLNSKITKWATFGASVTLNYSERSFTSRGSQDQFLSALSQSPMYGPILPDGSGRYVNSVFPNVQTPNKNPIAIAQNAIDKQNDYYMQSSLYLNINLAKGLEWRTNAGFNFDYNKTSDFKPVIYQYNWFAQPGDAPERTLDVNGQGLVVTDNNSFYPVAYTQLTYSASINNDHNFKLLAGTQVEYNKSQTLEGTRNLPFATNYLQELNAGPVASQLNSGTTNIYALNSYYGRFNYDFREKYLLEANARYDASSRFPANNRWAFFPSVSLGWMLSKESFLSKADWLSNLKLRASLGNLGNQNIGNYPYQETYNFRTVYNTNTSYAYPFSGSAVTSGVVNNALANPDIRWETTRVFDLGTDIGLLNNKLSLSFDWYDKLTSDILENASPLTPLYYGLSAPTVNYGKMRNRGIEVSATYNHHIGEVKFSLTGTLQANRNKLVSYGAPAISTNTNTINQEGQPYGSFYMLQYLGIFQSAAEVAASPTQQYNPQPGYLKYADTNGDGKVDDNDRVIVPGAYPKFDYSLNTTFNWKNFDLTIFFYGSQGQKLYVNGWGIQPFNQGSPPPQEWLNAWSPTNPSTTMPMVYILGQGNISSNANTGSTYYLRDASFMRIKNVQLGYDLPKSITRHLFMSALRIYFAGDNLHTFTSFPGLDPERVASTSNTRYAVHPQNRVYSFGIRATF